In Myxocyprinus asiaticus isolate MX2 ecotype Aquarium Trade chromosome 16, UBuf_Myxa_2, whole genome shotgun sequence, a single window of DNA contains:
- the LOC127454183 gene encoding serine/threonine-protein phosphatase 6 regulatory ankyrin repeat subunit A has product MVVLKIRDQPALLKAIFNVDPDEVRSLIFKKEDVNVQDNEKRTPLHAASYLGDAEIIELLILSGARVNAKDNKWLTPLHRAVASCSEEAVQVLLKHSADVNARDKNWQTPLHVAAANKAVRCAEALVPLLSNVNVSDRAGRTALHHAAFSGHLEMVRLLLSRGANINAFDKKDRRAIHWAAYMGHMEVVKLLVSHGAEVTCKDKKAYTPLHAAASSGMISVVKYLLDLGVDMNEPNAYGNTPLHVACYNGQDVVVNELIECGANVNQVNEKGFAPLHFTAASRHGALCLELLVGNGADVNIKSKDGKTPLHMTAIHGRFSRSQAIIQNGAVIDCEDKNGNTPLHIAARYGHELLINTLITNGADTAKRGVHGMFPLHLAALSGFSDCCRKLLSSGFDIDTPDDFGRTCLHAAAAGGNLECLNLLLNTGADFNRKDSFGRTPLHYAAANCNYQCLFALVGSGANVNELDKRGCTPLHYAAASDADGKCLEYLLRNDANPGIRDNQGYNAVHYASAYGHRLCLELIASETPLDVLMETSGTDILNDSDVHAPVSPLHLAAYHGHHQALEVLVQSLLDLDVRTAHGHTPLDLAAFKGHVECVDVLINQGASILVKDYTLKRTPIHAAATNGHSECLRLLIGNADLQSAVDIQDGIGQTPLMLSVLGGHTDCVYSLINKGANTDAKDKWGRTALHRGAVTGHEECVEALLQHSASFMVRDCRGRSPVHLAAACGHVGVLGGLLHAAQSVENIPVITDHQGYTPLHWACYNGHDTCVEVLLEQELFHKTEGNTFSPLHCAVINDNEGAAEMLIDTLGPAIVNSNDSKNRTPLHAAAFTDHVECLQLLLGQNAQVNCVDAGGKTPLMMAAENGQTNAVEVLVSSAKADLTLQDANKNTSLHLACSKGHETSALLILEKITDRNLINSTNAALQTPLHVAARNGLTVVVQELLAKGASVLAVDENGYTPALACAPNKDVADCLALILATMMPVSPSGGGVPSLTFSAINHYTSPTKSITFDSLPMLRSEHSSYCSFNSIGCHDGFYKDDELNDSDSETY; this is encoded by the exons ATGGTGGTTCTCAAAATTAGAGACCAG CCTGCCCTTCTAAAAGCTATTTTCAATGTTGATCCAGATGAAGTACGCTCTCTCATTTTCAAGAAAGAGGATGTGAATGTCCAA GACAATGAGAAAAGGACGCCGCTGCATGCAGCTTCCTATCTAGGAGATGCTGAGATTATAGAGCTCTTAATTTTATCAG GGGCGAGGGTGAATGCCAAAGACAACAAATGGCTGACACCTCTGCATCGCGCAGTGGCATCCTGCAGTGAG GAGGCGGTGCAGGTTTTGCTAAAGCACTCTGCAGATGTGAACGCTCGAGATAAGAACTGGCAGACTCCTCTCCATGTGGCCGCCGCTAACAAGGCGGTCCGCTGTGCGGAGGCGTTGGTGCCACTGCTGAGCAACGTTAATGTATCAGATCGGGCCGGACGCACTGCCCTGCATCATGCTGCCTTCAGTGGCCACCTGGAG ATGGTACGGTTACTGCTCTCCAGGGGAGCCAATATAAATGCATTTGATAAGAAGGACAGAAGGGCAATCCACTGGGCAGCATACATGG GTCATATGGAAGTGGTGAAACTGCTGGTGTCTCATGGTGCTGAGGTGACATGTAAGGACAAGAAAGCTTACACGCCCCTTCACGCTGCAGCATCCAGCGGTATGATCAGTGTAGTCAAGTATCTGCTGGACCTGGGAGTGGAT ATGAATGAGCCAAATGCATATGGGAACACTCCACTGCATGTGGCGTGCTACAACGGGCAGGATGTGGTGGTCAACGAGCTGATCGAGTGTGGAGCGAATGTAAACCAGGTCAACGAGAAGGGTTTCGCCCCCCTGCATTTCACAGCCGCCTCACGTCACGGAGCTCTCTGCCTAGAGTTGCTTGTGGGCAATGGCGCTGACGTCAATATCAAG AGTAAGGATGGTAAGACCCCTCTACACATGACCGCAATCCATGGGAGATTCTCAAGATCTCAGGCGATTATTCAAAATG GTGCTGTGATAGACTGTGAAGATAAGAATGGGAACACTCCTCTGCACATCGCAGCTCGATACGGACACGAGCTTCTCATCAACACACTGATCACTAATGGAGCTGATACAGCCAA GAGGGGAGTCCATGGCATGTTTCCACTGCATTTGGCTGCTCTCAGCGGCTTCTCAGACTGCTGCCGTAAGCTGCTGTCATCCG GCTTTGATATAGATACCCCCGATGACTTTGGAAGGACCTGTttacatgctgctgctgctggcgG GAACCTTGAGTGTCTGAATCTTCTCCTCAACACGGGGGCAGATTTCAACAGAAAGGACAGCTTTGGAAG GACACCTTTGCACTATGCAGCTGCAAACTGCAACTACCAGTGCCTGTTTGCTTTGGTGGGTTCAGGAGCCAATGTCAATGAGCTAGACAAGAGGGGCTGCACCCCCCTTCACTACGCCGCTGCTTCTGATGCCGATGGAAA gtgcctGGAATATTTGCTGAGGAATGATGCTAACCCAGGGATCCGAGACAATCAGGGCTACAATGCAGTGCATTATGCCTCCGCGTATGGACACCGCCTGTGTCTAGAGCTG atTGCGAGTGAAACGCCTTTAGATGTG TTAATGGAAACCTCAGGGACAGACATCCTCAATGACTCTGACGTGCATGCTCCTGTCAGCCCACTTCATCTGGCT GCTTACCATGGACATCACCAGGCTCTTGAGGTGCTGGTTCAGTCTCTGCTGGACCTGGATGTGAGAACGGCACATGGACACACGCCATTGGACCTGGCTGCCTTCAAAGGCCATGTAGAGTGTGTGGATGTACTTATTAACCAGGGGGCTTCCATCCTGGTGAAGGATTACACCCTCAAACGCACCCCCATTCATGCCGCTG CCACAAATGGTCACTCTGAGTGTTTACGTTTGCTCATTGGAAATGCTGACCTTCAGAGTGCAGTGGACATCCAGGACGGAATTGGCCA GACTCCTCTGATGCTGTCTGTGCTGGGCGGACACACAGATTGTGTTTACTCCTTGATTAATAAAGGAGCCAACACAGATGCCAAAGATAAGTGGGGACGCACTGCTCTACACAGAGGG GCGGTGACAGGCCATGAGGAATGTGTGGAGGCTCTGTTGCAGCACAGTGCCAGTTTCATGGTACGGGACTGTAGGGGGCGCTCTCCAGTGCACCTTGCGGCCGCCTGTGGCCACGTTGGGGTGCTAGGGGGCCTTCTGCATGCTGCCCAGTCAGTAGAGAACATTCCTGTCATCACTGATCACCAGGGCTACACTCCCCTTCACTGGGCCTGTTACAACG GTCATGACACCTGTGTTGAAGTGTTGCTGGAGCAGGAGTTATTCCATAAGACTGAAGGGAACACCTTTAGCCCCCTTCACTGTGCTGT TATAAATGACAATGAAGGAGCAGCTGAGATGTTGATAGACACGCTTGGTCCTGCCATCGTCAATTCAAATGATTCCAAAAACAG GACTCCTCTTCATGCTGCAGCATTCACAGATCATGTGGAGTGTCTGCAACTCTTGCTGGGTCAAAATGCCCAGGTGAACTGTGTAGATGCTGGAGGCAAAACTCCACTCATGATGGCagctgagaatggccagaccaaTGCAGTCG AGGTGTTGGTGAGCAGTGCAAAAGCAGACCTCACACTGCAAGATGCCAACAAAAACACTTCGCTGCATCTGGCCTGCAGTAAG GGCCATGAAACCAGTGCCTTGCTGATCCTGGAGAAGATCACTGACAGAAACCTCATCAACTCCAccaatgcagctttacaaac GCCCCTGCATGTGGCAGCCAGGAATGGCTTGACTGTGGTCGTCCAAGAACTACTAGCTAAGGGTGCTAGTGTGCTAGCTGTGGATGAAAATG GCTACACTCCTGCCCTGGCCTGTGCTCCTAATAAAGACGTGGCAGATTGCCTTGCACTGATCCTGGCCACCATGATGCCAGTGTCTCCCAGCGGAGGTGGAGTGCCCAGTCTCACATTCAGTGCCATCAACCACTACACCAGCCCCACTAAGAGCATCACCTTCGACAGTCTGCCCATGCTCCGCTCCGAACACAGCTCTTATTGCAGCTTCAACAGCATTGGCTGCCACGATGGCTTCTACAAGGATGATGAGCTAAACGACTCTGACTCAGAGACCTACTAA